The DNA sequence ACTTCCACAAGGATTCTCCTCTTGCACGCTAAACTCAGAGTTGGATTGATCTGGTGAAGGGTGTATACGCTTGAATATATGTGTGGGTGGTTTAGGGGGATGGGGGGTAAAAGCACTCCATTCCAGGATATATAAGCATGCAAGACAAAACACGGGTGATTTTCATCCAACATCAACCTGCACACAGCccagcagaaacaaaacaagaggaCAAGTGGAAATCTGAGTTTTTACCCAAACTTCTAGCCTAGTTAGTCAAACTTCTAATGCCTATTTAGAGGaggcaaaaacatttaaaaactgacagaagCTGCAACAAAGAAAGCACCTTTTAACACAAAGTCCTGTAGTGGTGGTTCATCCGGACAGCTGACCTCCAACCTGAAGTCAAGCCTGAAGCTGTTCGCtgctacagacagaaaaacacttcaCAAGCAGGTAAGAAATCATCACATTACTAGGCAACATGAAAAAAGTTCTTGAAGTTATTTGTTGAACAAAGCCACTGTTCTTTCCAAGTGGGTGCAGTTTAGTTTATCAGTAAATCATTTAAGTGACTACATagggttttcttttgtttgtataacaattttcaaagtaaaaacaacacagaagaaaaactaaattctcAGTCGTCTGCATGAAGGAGCTGCAGTCTGGATGCCGAAACATTTCCAGTGTGTTTAAATTCCAcatgttctttatttttttcaaaaagatgtTAAACATTGTAATTGTACAACACAGAAGtatgatgaaatattttgatTTACTCATCATTTTGCATATGACGTAAATAAATCagtctaaaaataaacattgcaCACATTCCAACACCAGTCCAGAAACTGCAGTCAGTATTTGTTGCCTTAGACTTTGTGCTATTAAAGGTTCTTATGAAGACATTTTACTAATTAATGAACATTTTGCTTGTTAATGAAcgaatgaaataaatgaaaatatatagaGAGATATTCTGCTAAGTTGTATCAGTTTAGaattaaatatagaaaaacaaagtctaattatttttgatgtgattttgtTGTTCCATTTGTgataattaaccctcctgttgtcttcatttacaggcaccaaaaaatattgtttccttgtctgaaaaaaatccaacaattcagcaaaaaaatttctcaaatttctgaaaatttgcaaaaccttcaggatgaaaattccaataattccttaaaagtttcccttaaaagttttatttttaaaaaaaaaatcaccaaatttggcaagaaaattcttgtaaatattttccaaaaatgagtaaaaatcttcaaaaaaaatcctaaaaatatataaagtgattccatagatatcagtaaaacttctaatattttctttaagaacattcacaaaaaatcaaccataatccagcgaaattcactggattttggttgatttttttgtgaatgttcttaagaaacatttttaacatttatttttttccaacaaaaaatattcagagatttccaaaaaaggttaaaaatgtggacatcagaagtttcagtgtgaaaatattttcaaacgggtcaagtttgacccgcaggacgacacgagggttaaatacagAGAGCTCTCAACATGTCAGATAAAATAAAGCACACAAGCCCATAAAGACAGATGCAAAGTGTCTCCGTTCAGCGTTATTACTCAGTCTGTCTCTATCAGAGGTAAAGGCACCAGAAAATAGAATCCTCAGGGTAGCGGATCTTTGGAATCAAGCTGCATCTTTCCTTCATTTATACTCATGAGGTCACAACAATAAGAACTACCTGTGGTAATAAACCAGTAGATTGTCAGGATCATAAAGTTATTGCTCAggattttattatattttctgtatttcaggATGTCTGAGCTTCCCGTTATTTCCCGTATGTCCTTCCTGCTGCTTTGCATTCTGGGTATGACCTTGGTGACATCTGGCTTCCCTCAGCCTCGACTACCTGTCAGGTGATTCTAAATCTTAAAAGGTTGTTGGTACACAGATTGTAAGTGACAAATAGACCGGTTACATAATGTCAGACCAACGGAACAAGCATTTGGTTTTTCCATCTTATTgtgtttaattcatttaaatattcctatataatgtcacttttcatttattctatagctccagtttttaaaaataaatcagttctGTGCTATTTGATTCCAGAAGTCCTGATGATTCAGAGGAAGCTAAACGGGACGACTGGGATGTCCTCTTCCCTTCTATTTCGCTCCGTGATTGGAGCATCCATATGATGTCAGCACCCAGCCTCAGAGCAGCAGCCAATAGCAAGGCCGGACTGCTGAGGGAGGCGTGGCTCTTTGACCCGGAGAGGGCCAAGGAAAGGTAAGTGTTCACCTGGAATCGTAATCAAACTAGGAAAGACTCAGAGAGCagtcctccgccaaggctgctcagtcactgtAGGATTCCCGACggaaaaaatcttcaaaaatttgttagtcagtttttgagtaaagttgcagacagacagacggacagacagacagacagagagacagaccaaCACCGATTGTCACTTAACTCCGCTGTTACCAAACTATACTGTATCCTCTTGCAAAGGTTtaggctttttaaaatgtacttattAAATGTTCTGGGAAACATGCATATTATATATTGGCTTGGCAACTTACTCgtcatattaaaatatatatattctttttcttctcatttattCCTCAAATGTTCTCCAGTTGTGAGTCCCGACTGAGAGTCTACAtgtgaaatgtattttgtttctAATGTAGTTAAATATGCTAAATATGAAGCAACATCCAGGTGATGCTTAACAGAAAGATTTTAAAAGTCTGCT is a window from the Amphiprion ocellaris isolate individual 3 ecotype Okinawa chromosome 20, ASM2253959v1, whole genome shotgun sequence genome containing:
- the pth2 gene encoding tuberoinfundibular peptide of 39 residues, coding for MSELPVISRMSFLLLCILGMTLVTSGFPQPRLPVRSPDDSEEAKRDDWDVLFPSISLRDWSIHMMSAPSLRAAANSKAGLLREAWLFDPERAKESVEGPWPSQWSSQGARLVKRNMVVADDAAFREKSKLLTSMERQKWLNSYMQKLLVVNSS